One window of the Prinia subflava isolate CZ2003 ecotype Zambia chromosome 1, Cam_Psub_1.2, whole genome shotgun sequence genome contains the following:
- the CLDN12 gene encoding claudin-12 — translation MGCRDVHAATVLAFLSGTASVAGLLAAVLLPNWRQMRLYTYNKNERNVTVYTGLWIKCARFDGSRDCVIYDPQWYTAVDQLDLRVLQFALPLSMFTAVSALFLCMIGMCNTAFVSTVPNVKLAKCLVNSAGCHLVAGLLFLLACAICLTPSIWVIFYNNYLNRKYEPIFSFDISVFIAIASAGGLFFTSILLFLWYCACKSLPSPFWQPLYSHAPSMHSYASQPYSAHSAHSARSRLSAVEIDIPVVTHSS, via the coding sequence ATGGGCTGCCGGGATGTTCATGCAGCGACCGTACTGGCCTTCCTCAGTGGAACAGCCTCAGTAGCTGGGCTCCTTGCAGCAGTTCTGCTTCCAAACTGGAGGCAGATGAGACTGTACACATACAACAAGAACGAGAGGAATGTGACCGTTTACACGGGACTCTGGATTAAGTGCGCGCGCTTTGATGGGAGCAGAGACTGTGTGATCTATGACCCACAGTGGTACACGGCTGTCGATCAGCTGGATTTGCGTGTTCTTCAGTTTGCCCTTCCTCTCAGTATGTTTACTGCCGTCTCAGCTCTGTTCCTCTGCATGATTGGCATGTGTAACACAGCCTTTGTATCCACCGTGCCAAACGTCAAACTGGCCAAGTGCCTGGTAAACAGCGCGGGCTGCCACCTCGTGGCCGGCCTCTTGTTCCTGCTTGCCTGTGCCATTTGTCTCACTCCGTCCATCTGGGTCATTTTCTATAACAATTATCTGAACAGGAAATACGAGCCCATCTTCAGCTTTGACATCTCTGTATTTATTGCCATTGCCAGTGCTGGGGGTCTGTTTTTCACTTCCatcctgctgttcctgtggTACTGTGCATGCAAAAgcctcccttctcctttctggCAGCCCCTGTATTCGCACGCCCCCAGCATGCACAGCTATGCCTCTCAGCCGTACTCCGCACACTCCGCACACTCCGCACGTTCCCGCCTCTCTGCCGTAGAGATTGACATTCCTGTGGTGACACATTCCTCTTAA